A section of the Bacillota bacterium genome encodes:
- the pgeF gene encoding peptidoglycan editing factor PgeF: ERGTAIPGADALITDEPGLTLLIGCADCVPVYLVDPDLPSIGLAHAGWRGTVGRIAAKTLEAMAQAFGTRSGRVLAAIGPSIGSCCYEVDEAVAGPLREAFPEDWPLLLDPGLRPGRWQCDLWAANRTALIQAGVAADRIRVASLCTACNHETFFSHRASGGRAGRMAALLALNDSESGRGPDDQGSLKDGEGDRGGPQEEEGRR; the protein is encoded by the coding sequence GCGAGCGAGGCACGGCCATCCCCGGCGCCGACGCGCTGATCACCGATGAGCCCGGATTGACGCTGCTCATCGGCTGCGCCGACTGCGTTCCCGTCTACCTGGTCGACCCCGACCTACCGTCGATCGGTTTGGCCCACGCCGGATGGCGAGGCACGGTCGGGCGCATTGCCGCCAAGACGTTGGAAGCCATGGCCCAGGCTTTCGGGACCAGGTCGGGCCGGGTCCTGGCGGCCATCGGCCCATCCATCGGGTCCTGCTGTTACGAGGTGGATGAGGCGGTCGCCGGTCCACTGAGGGAGGCGTTTCCCGAGGATTGGCCGCTCCTCCTCGATCCGGGTTTGCGGCCCGGACGGTGGCAGTGCGACCTATGGGCGGCCAACCGGACGGCCCTGATCCAGGCGGGGGTGGCGGCGGACCGGATCCGGGTCGCCTCCCTGTGCACCGCCTGCAACCACGAGACGTTCTTCTCCCATCGGGCCTCGGGTGGTCGGGCCGGGAGAATGGCCGCCCTGCTGGCTCTGAACGACAGCGAGTCGGGTCGGGGTCCAGATGACCAAGGCAGTCTGAAGGATGGAGAGGGAGACAGGGGTGGGCCGCAAGAAGAAGAGGGTCGCCGGTAA
- a CDS encoding HlyD family efflux transporter periplasmic adaptor subunit, which translates to MGRKKKRVAGKKASSSRSGSRRRRSAADRSRLVLYVLVAAILLISFPWLRRVVSGQLIRMVSAEQGVIELVAPGDGLVVRGETSVSTPIAGTLTILQAEGSRVRVGTPIGRITNNEARGQAEGQAQAAEGRLAEYRAAKAAQVAELTTALADLDRRVNTALIEVQKASFKLDLKALDAAAALARKLSQTRAETSGRLEAVKSGEKALEQEAAAARALVDKANTELTAPAAGVVSFIRDGLESEMTPASLASLNGKKVMASTPQATVVKNGDAVKAGQSVFKIIDSIRVYVAVVLPSEQLSSVQGKTMVTIRFPELKGQAVAAAVERVGQRERNGYGLAVFSTDQFLTEFATQRRTPVQVVKDSFAGVIVPRGALAKRDGQDGVFILRKSQVVFKPVTVLGGDGRRSAVEGIQGGAQVVTNPWLVIGTEQQIQ; encoded by the coding sequence GTGGGCCGCAAGAAGAAGAGGGTCGCCGGTAAGAAGGCGTCATCATCGCGGTCTGGCTCGCGTCGGCGACGCTCCGCGGCCGACCGGTCCCGGCTGGTCCTCTATGTCCTCGTCGCGGCGATCCTCCTGATCAGCTTCCCATGGCTCCGCCGGGTGGTTTCCGGCCAGCTCATCCGAATGGTTTCGGCCGAGCAGGGGGTGATCGAACTGGTCGCCCCCGGCGACGGCTTGGTGGTCAGGGGAGAGACCTCGGTCTCGACGCCCATCGCCGGTACCCTCACCATCCTCCAGGCCGAAGGAAGCCGGGTCCGGGTGGGCACCCCGATCGGTCGGATCACCAACAACGAAGCCCGCGGTCAGGCCGAGGGGCAGGCCCAGGCGGCCGAAGGGCGGCTGGCCGAATACCGTGCGGCCAAGGCCGCTCAAGTCGCCGAGCTGACGACCGCCCTGGCCGACCTCGACCGGCGGGTGAACACCGCCCTGATCGAGGTCCAGAAAGCCTCGTTCAAGCTCGACCTGAAGGCCCTGGACGCGGCGGCTGCTTTGGCCCGCAAGCTCTCTCAAACTAGAGCCGAGACGTCCGGGCGGCTGGAGGCGGTCAAGAGCGGAGAGAAGGCCCTCGAGCAAGAGGCGGCGGCGGCCCGGGCCTTGGTCGACAAGGCCAACACCGAACTAACCGCCCCGGCCGCCGGCGTTGTTTCCTTCATCCGTGACGGCCTGGAATCCGAGATGACCCCGGCCTCCCTGGCCTCCCTCAACGGCAAGAAGGTCATGGCCTCCACCCCGCAGGCGACGGTGGTCAAGAACGGCGACGCGGTCAAGGCCGGTCAGTCGGTCTTCAAGATAATCGATTCGATCCGGGTCTACGTGGCGGTCGTCCTTCCCTCCGAGCAACTGTCGTCGGTCCAAGGGAAGACGATGGTCACCATCCGCTTTCCCGAACTAAAGGGTCAGGCGGTGGCCGCCGCCGTTGAGCGAGTAGGCCAACGCGAGCGCAACGGTTACGGCTTGGCCGTCTTCAGCACCGACCAGTTCCTGACCGAATTCGCCACCCAGCGGCGGACGCCGGTCCAAGTGGTCAAAGACAGCTTCGCCGGGGTCATCGTGCCCCGCGGGGCCCTGGCCAAACGGGACGGGCAGGACGGTGTCTTTATCCTGCGAAAGAGCCAGGTGGTCTTCAAGCCGGTGACGGTCCTCGGGGGGGACGGCCGCCGGTCGGCCGTCGAGGGCATCCAGGGGGGCGCCCAGGTGGTCACCAACCCGTGGCTGGTAATCGGCACGGAACAGCAGATCCAATGA